A portion of the Leifsonia sp. EB41 genome contains these proteins:
- a CDS encoding SprT-like domain-containing protein produces the protein MAELDRVRHWAEALIALHLDPATWSFDFDNAKTRAGLCNYTAKRITVSRYLAARYEDDDIHQILLHEVAHALAGSRAGHGPRWRTIALDLGYEGKRLHGGAIADDLAPWVGTCPQGHTHYRYRKPARALACGACSRRFDSANLISWVHREVSTAQRRMAAAAATEAE, from the coding sequence ATGGCAGAGCTCGATCGCGTGCGCCACTGGGCCGAGGCGCTCATCGCCCTGCATCTGGACCCGGCGACATGGAGTTTCGACTTCGACAACGCGAAGACGCGCGCCGGGCTGTGCAACTACACCGCGAAGCGGATCACGGTCTCCCGGTACCTCGCGGCCCGCTACGAGGACGACGACATCCACCAGATCCTCCTGCACGAGGTCGCCCACGCGCTCGCGGGCTCCCGCGCAGGGCACGGGCCGCGCTGGCGGACGATCGCGCTCGACCTGGGCTACGAGGGCAAGCGGCTGCACGGCGGTGCGATCGCGGACGACCTGGCGCCCTGGGTGGGCACGTGCCCGCAGGGCCACACGCACTACCGCTACCGCAAGCCGGCCCGTGCGCTCGCCTGCGGGGCGTGCAGCCGCCGGTTCGACTCGGCGAACCTCATCTCCTGGGTGCACAGGGAGGTCTCGACCGCGCAGCGCCGCATGGCCGCCGCCGCCGCCACCGAAGCGGAGTGA
- a CDS encoding RNA polymerase sigma factor, which produces MVERERTTADRAAADAVEAVWRIESGKLVAGLARWTGDVGLAEELAQDALVAALEQWPESGIPRNPGAWLTTVAKRRAIDGWRRRERLDERYAALARDLEQQEDDDPAAVVEEEIQDDLLRLLFVACHPVLAPPARVALTLKLLGGLTTEEIARAFLVPVPTIAQRIVRAKRTLTAAHVPFEVPDRAEYPERLASVLEVVYLIFNEGYSATAGDNWMRPDLCQEALRLGRVLAELTPREPEVHGLVALMEFQASRLPARATADGEPILLQDQDRTRWDRILIGRGVAALARADRLVGSRGRGPYALQAAIAACHATAPAPEDTDWEEIVALYGALAALQPSAVVELNRAVALSMAYGPEAGLDVVDRLVLDGALESYHLLPSVRADFLLKLGRNAEAEEEFRRAAAMTGNERERALLLARAEEAAGA; this is translated from the coding sequence GTGGTGGAACGGGAGCGCACGACGGCCGACCGGGCCGCCGCCGATGCCGTGGAGGCCGTCTGGCGCATCGAGTCCGGCAAGCTCGTCGCCGGGCTCGCCCGCTGGACAGGCGACGTCGGCCTGGCAGAGGAGCTCGCCCAGGACGCGCTCGTCGCCGCGCTCGAGCAGTGGCCGGAGTCCGGCATCCCGCGCAATCCCGGCGCCTGGCTGACCACGGTCGCCAAGCGCCGCGCGATCGACGGTTGGCGCCGGCGCGAACGCCTCGACGAGCGCTACGCCGCCCTCGCCCGCGACCTGGAGCAGCAGGAGGACGACGACCCGGCCGCCGTCGTGGAGGAGGAGATCCAGGACGATCTGCTGCGACTGCTGTTCGTCGCCTGCCACCCCGTGCTCGCGCCGCCCGCGCGGGTCGCGCTGACGCTCAAGCTGCTCGGCGGCCTCACCACAGAGGAGATCGCGCGGGCCTTCCTCGTGCCCGTCCCGACCATCGCGCAGCGCATCGTGCGCGCCAAGCGGACGCTGACCGCCGCGCACGTCCCGTTCGAGGTGCCGGACCGCGCCGAGTACCCCGAGCGGCTGGCGTCGGTGCTGGAGGTCGTCTACCTGATTTTCAACGAGGGCTACTCCGCCACCGCCGGCGACAATTGGATGCGCCCCGACCTCTGCCAGGAGGCCCTCCGCCTCGGCCGCGTGCTCGCCGAGCTCACCCCGCGCGAGCCGGAGGTGCACGGCCTGGTCGCGCTGATGGAGTTCCAAGCCTCCCGCCTCCCCGCGCGCGCCACCGCCGACGGCGAGCCGATCCTGCTGCAGGACCAGGACCGCACCCGCTGGGACCGCATCCTGATCGGCCGAGGGGTCGCCGCGCTCGCCCGCGCCGACCGGCTGGTGGGCTCCCGCGGCCGCGGTCCCTACGCGCTGCAGGCCGCCATCGCCGCCTGCCACGCGACCGCTCCCGCGCCGGAGGACACCGACTGGGAGGAGATCGTCGCGCTCTACGGCGCGCTCGCCGCCCTCCAGCCGTCCGCCGTCGTGGAGCTCAACCGCGCGGTCGCCCTCTCGATGGCGTACGGCCCGGAGGCCGGCCTCGACGTGGTGGACCGGCTCGTGCTGGACGGCGCGCTGGAGTCGTACCACCTGCTCCCCTCGGTGCGGGCCGACTTCCTGCTCAAGCTGGGCCGGAACGCCGAGGCCGAGGAGGAGTTCCGGCGGGCGGCGGCGATGACCGGCAACGAGCGGGAGCGCGCGCTGCTGCTGGCGCGGGCCGAGGAGGCCGCCGGCGCGTAG
- a CDS encoding TetR-like C-terminal domain-containing protein — protein sequence MPRAGLTRAAVAAVALDLVDAGGVNGLDKLTLAAVASRAGVAVPSLYKHVASLDDLRRVVATECVAELTGVLAEATIGRSGPEALHSAADSVRAYAHRHPGRYAATQVAPDLGSDADAELAARAGETIAVLAAALRGFGLPEEATVDAIRMLRSALHGFITLELGGGFGLPDDLDRSFRLLIDGIEAGIATLAPTPTHP from the coding sequence GTGCCTAGGGCCGGGCTGACCCGGGCCGCCGTGGCCGCCGTGGCCCTCGACCTCGTGGACGCCGGCGGGGTGAACGGCCTCGACAAGCTGACCCTCGCCGCCGTGGCCTCCCGCGCCGGTGTGGCGGTGCCGAGCCTGTACAAGCACGTCGCGTCGCTCGACGACCTGCGCCGGGTGGTCGCGACCGAGTGTGTGGCCGAGCTGACGGGCGTGCTGGCCGAGGCGACCATCGGGCGCTCCGGGCCGGAGGCCCTCCACTCAGCGGCCGACTCCGTCCGCGCCTACGCGCACCGCCATCCCGGACGGTATGCGGCGACGCAGGTCGCACCCGACCTCGGCTCGGACGCGGACGCCGAGCTGGCGGCGCGGGCGGGCGAGACCATCGCCGTCCTGGCCGCCGCCCTGCGCGGCTTCGGACTGCCGGAGGAGGCGACGGTCGACGCCATCCGGATGCTGCGGAGCGCCCTCCACGGCTTCATCACCCTCGAACTCGGCGGCGGCTTCGGTCTCCCCGACGACCTCGACCGCAGCTTCCGCCTCCTGATCGACGGCATCGAGGCCGGCATCGCCACCCTCGCCCCCACCCCGACCCACCCCTGA
- a CDS encoding NUDIX hydrolase family protein, with the protein MSVRTPDPDPTPDPLDGNGVQPGPAWLSDIELEQIRRRLPLLYVEAVPVRVDGLGQVTEVGVLLRANAVGEITRTLVSGRVMYGETLREALFRHIEKDLGPMAFPLLPASPVPFQVAEYFPMPGVTAFTDERQHAVSLAYVVPVTGTCEPRQDALEITWMTPEEAVSHTVCEELEGGRGVLVKAAMASVGKIV; encoded by the coding sequence ATGAGCGTGCGCACACCCGACCCGGACCCGACCCCCGACCCGCTCGATGGCAACGGCGTCCAGCCCGGTCCCGCTTGGCTGAGCGACATCGAGCTGGAGCAGATCCGCCGACGACTCCCCCTGCTCTACGTGGAGGCCGTGCCGGTGCGGGTCGACGGCCTCGGCCAGGTGACCGAGGTCGGCGTGCTGCTGCGCGCGAACGCGGTGGGCGAGATCACCCGCACGCTCGTCTCCGGCCGGGTCATGTACGGCGAGACGCTGCGGGAGGCCCTGTTCCGGCACATCGAGAAAGACCTCGGGCCGATGGCGTTCCCGCTGCTGCCGGCGAGCCCGGTGCCGTTCCAGGTCGCGGAGTACTTCCCGATGCCGGGGGTGACCGCGTTCACCGACGAGCGGCAGCACGCGGTCTCGCTCGCCTATGTGGTGCCGGTGACCGGCACCTGCGAACCGCGACAGGACGCGCTCGAGATCACCTGGATGACGCCGGAGGAGGCGGTGTCGCACACGGTGTGCGAGGAGCTCGAAGGCGGCCGCGGGGTGCTGGTGAAGGCGGCGATGGCGTCGGTCGGCAAGATCGTCTGA
- a CDS encoding DEAD/DEAH box helicase, translating to MTNQTFADFGVPAPLVAVLAADGKAEPFPIQADTLPDTLAGRDVLGRGKTGSGKTIAFAIPMAARLAASAAGGRPSRGYRRPRGLVLAPTRELATQIDATLKPLAAALGLTTTTIFGGVSQSRQVTALQGGVDIIVACPGRLEDLMKQGIVHLDKVEITVLDEADHMADLGFLPTVTRILNATPSRGQRLLFSATLDNGVDKVVAKFLTNEVLHSVDDATSHVEAMTHHVFEVSDQDAKKDLIMALASGRGRRIMFMRTKHQAKRLAKQLTSAGIPAVDLHGNLSQGARDRNLAAFGSGDVRVLVATDVAARGVHVDDVELVVHVDPPAEHKAYLHRSGRTARAGSAGDVATVMLPEQAGDVKSLLRAAAITATPQRVTAESAAVTALVGERAERVAPAPVAAGGNGGGRGAGSTGASGGGNGGRRRRGGQNRAAGDGHEGQASRDNGGNRGQSTGRNGRRNSGRDVAAPTGDGAGRGHGRGGRAGGEGRPAADRNGAPQASGNGRGGRAGARQGLRVGDVVSGSTSRGQGTRRARG from the coding sequence GTGACCAACCAGACTTTCGCCGACTTCGGCGTGCCCGCTCCCCTCGTCGCCGTCCTCGCGGCCGACGGCAAGGCGGAGCCGTTCCCCATCCAGGCCGACACCCTGCCCGACACGCTCGCCGGACGTGACGTCCTCGGGCGCGGCAAGACGGGCTCGGGCAAGACGATCGCGTTCGCGATCCCGATGGCCGCGCGCCTCGCCGCGTCCGCCGCCGGAGGCCGTCCCTCCCGCGGCTACCGCCGGCCCCGCGGCCTCGTGCTCGCCCCGACCCGCGAGCTCGCCACCCAGATCGACGCCACCCTGAAGCCGCTCGCGGCCGCGCTCGGACTGACCACCACCACGATCTTCGGCGGCGTCTCGCAGAGCCGCCAGGTGACCGCGCTGCAGGGCGGCGTCGACATCATCGTCGCCTGCCCCGGCCGCCTCGAAGACCTGATGAAGCAGGGCATCGTCCACCTGGACAAGGTCGAGATCACCGTGCTGGACGAGGCCGACCACATGGCCGACCTCGGCTTCCTGCCGACCGTCACGCGCATCCTCAACGCCACGCCGTCGCGCGGACAGCGCCTGCTGTTCTCTGCGACCCTGGACAACGGCGTCGACAAGGTCGTCGCCAAGTTCCTCACCAACGAGGTGCTGCACTCGGTGGACGACGCGACCAGCCACGTGGAGGCCATGACCCACCACGTCTTCGAGGTGAGCGACCAGGACGCCAAGAAAGACCTGATCATGGCGCTCGCCTCCGGCCGCGGCCGCCGCATCATGTTCATGCGCACCAAGCACCAGGCCAAGCGCCTCGCCAAGCAGCTCACGTCGGCGGGCATCCCGGCCGTCGACCTGCACGGCAACCTCAGCCAGGGCGCCCGCGACCGCAACCTCGCGGCGTTCGGCAGCGGCGACGTGCGCGTGCTCGTCGCGACCGACGTCGCGGCCCGCGGCGTCCACGTCGACGACGTGGAGCTGGTCGTGCACGTCGACCCGCCCGCGGAGCACAAGGCGTACCTCCACCGCTCGGGCCGCACCGCGCGCGCCGGAAGCGCCGGCGACGTCGCGACCGTGATGCTGCCGGAGCAGGCGGGCGACGTGAAGTCGCTGCTGCGCGCGGCCGCGATCACGGCCACGCCGCAGCGCGTGACGGCCGAGTCGGCCGCCGTGACGGCGCTGGTGGGCGAGCGCGCGGAGCGCGTCGCGCCGGCGCCGGTCGCCGCGGGCGGCAACGGCGGCGGCCGGGGCGCGGGCTCCACGGGTGCCTCGGGTGGCGGAAACGGAGGCCGGCGACGCCGCGGCGGCCAGAACCGGGCGGCCGGCGACGGCCACGAGGGCCAGGCCTCGCGCGACAACGGCGGCAACCGTGGCCAGAGCACGGGCCGCAACGGCCGCCGGAACTCCGGCCGCGACGTGGCAGCCCCGACGGGCGACGGCGCTGGCCGTGGCCACGGCCGCGGCGGGCGCGCCGGCGGCGAGGGCCGCCCCGCTGCCGACCGCAACGGCGCTCCTCAGGCGTCCGGCAACGGCCGCGGCGGCCGCGCGGGTGCCCGCCAGGGCCTCCGCGTCGGCGACGTCGTGAGCGGCAGCACCAGCCGAGGACAGGGCACCCGCCGCGCCCGCGGCTGA
- a CDS encoding DUF427 domain-containing protein, which produces MKAILNDTVIAEAPTEDLIRIEGNWYFPPQSVNSEHLVESATPYTCPWKGECQYFSVKDGEAVLQDRAWSYPTPYPSSFDRVGKDYSNYVAFWKDVRVVD; this is translated from the coding sequence ATGAAAGCAATTCTGAACGACACCGTCATCGCCGAGGCCCCGACCGAGGACCTCATCCGCATCGAGGGCAACTGGTACTTCCCGCCGCAGAGCGTCAACTCCGAGCACCTGGTGGAGTCGGCGACTCCCTACACATGTCCGTGGAAGGGCGAGTGCCAGTACTTCTCCGTCAAGGACGGCGAGGCCGTGCTCCAGGACCGCGCGTGGAGCTATCCCACGCCGTACCCGAGCTCGTTCGACCGTGTCGGCAAGGACTACAGCAACTACGTCGCGTTCTGGAAGGACGTGCGCGTCGTCGACTGA
- a CDS encoding alpha/beta hydrolase produces MPTGLLGFSQGGGLAIQLLRLAPERFDFAVTLSAFVVQGTEDGDAALAERRPPVFWGRGTHDDTIPATGVARAAEWLAAHTDLDARIYEGLGHGISPLELGDISSFIRAHLPR; encoded by the coding sequence GTGCCGACCGGCCTGCTTGGCTTCTCGCAGGGCGGCGGGCTCGCCATCCAGCTCCTGCGCCTCGCGCCGGAGCGCTTCGACTTCGCAGTCACGCTCTCCGCCTTCGTCGTGCAGGGCACGGAGGACGGGGATGCGGCGCTCGCCGAGCGCCGGCCGCCGGTGTTCTGGGGCCGCGGCACCCACGACGACACCATCCCCGCGACCGGCGTCGCGCGCGCGGCCGAGTGGCTGGCCGCGCACACGGACCTCGACGCGCGCATCTACGAGGGCCTCGGCCACGGGATCTCGCCGCTCGAGCTCGGCGACATCTCCTCCTTCATCCGGGCGCACCTGCCGCGCTGA
- a CDS encoding EVE domain-containing protein codes for MAIRYWLGVVHHDHVLRGVAGGFAQVNHGARAPLERMGASDGFVFYSPRESFEGEPLKQFTAVGRLADAEVFQATQGAQMRGPNGDFLPWRRRVDWDHDAVATPIRPLLASLDFTRDKRDWGYQLRAGLIELTRHDFDLIRDQLRHTPGEQRPSTARRADGSRHPAQRTTTTFTAGLR; via the coding sequence ATGGCGATCCGCTACTGGCTGGGCGTGGTGCACCACGATCACGTTCTCCGCGGCGTGGCCGGTGGCTTCGCGCAGGTCAACCACGGCGCCCGCGCGCCGCTCGAGCGGATGGGCGCCTCCGACGGGTTCGTGTTCTACTCGCCGCGCGAGTCGTTCGAGGGGGAGCCGCTCAAGCAGTTCACGGCGGTCGGGAGACTGGCCGACGCGGAGGTGTTCCAGGCGACCCAGGGAGCGCAGATGCGCGGCCCGAACGGCGACTTCCTGCCCTGGCGGCGCCGCGTGGACTGGGACCACGACGCGGTCGCGACGCCGATCCGGCCGCTGCTGGCCTCCCTCGACTTCACCCGTGACAAGCGCGACTGGGGCTACCAGCTCCGCGCCGGCCTGATCGAGCTGACCCGACACGACTTCGACCTGATCCGCGACCAGCTTCGGCACACCCCGGGCGAGCAGCGGCCCTCCACCGCGCGCCGCGCCGACGGGTCGCGTCACCCGGCGCAACGCACGACGACCACGTTCACTGCCGGGCTACGCTGA
- a CDS encoding DUF1684 domain-containing protein — protein MSTITPEPAPEVAPGRGRVATAVQTADWRRSVFALYASVRRIAASDPAAAHAHWISCRNDLFSSHPASPLLDEDRDRFTGLPVSPYDPDWRFELPIHPAAEATRMDVETGTDGVVPFVLLGTVRVPLAGSLDVWKLSSYGGGLFVPVKDALAGRRGGTYGGGRYLIDTIKGSDLGMTADDDETTIVLDFNFAYNPSCAYDPAWACPLAQAGNTLPVEVPVGERYGQE, from the coding sequence ATGAGCACCATCACCCCCGAGCCCGCCCCGGAGGTCGCGCCCGGTCGCGGCCGCGTCGCGACCGCCGTGCAGACCGCGGACTGGCGCCGCAGCGTCTTCGCTCTGTACGCGTCGGTGCGCCGGATCGCCGCCTCCGACCCGGCCGCCGCCCACGCGCACTGGATCTCCTGCCGCAACGACCTGTTCTCGTCGCACCCGGCGTCCCCGCTCCTGGACGAGGACCGCGACCGCTTCACGGGCCTCCCGGTGTCGCCGTACGACCCCGACTGGCGCTTCGAACTGCCGATCCATCCCGCCGCGGAGGCGACGCGGATGGACGTGGAGACCGGCACGGACGGCGTGGTGCCCTTCGTGCTGCTCGGCACGGTGCGGGTCCCGCTGGCGGGCTCGCTCGACGTCTGGAAGCTGTCCTCGTACGGCGGCGGCCTGTTCGTCCCCGTGAAGGACGCCCTCGCCGGGCGCCGCGGCGGCACCTACGGCGGCGGCCGCTACCTGATCGACACGATCAAGGGCTCCGACCTGGGGATGACGGCCGACGACGACGAGACGACGATCGTCCTCGACTTCAACTTCGCCTACAACCCGTCCTGCGCCTACGACCCGGCCTGGGCGTGCCCGCTCGCGCAGGCGGGCAACACGCTCCCGGTGGAGGTCCCCGTCGGCGAGCGCTACGGCCAGGAGTAG
- a CDS encoding ATP-binding domain-containing protein yields MQESELDRERTVVSGLYERLDTLRAETEERLTRVRRESVGSNHQARSERDAFARLYEDQLVQLRDVDARLVFGRLLLQEPVDGTDHRYIGRVGLRDDDQRSLLVDWRAQQASAFYQATANERMGVRARRHLTMNGRQVVRIDDDVFDETLLDGDASGEKVQGEGALLAALTAQRTGRMHDIVATIQAEQDRIIRSDIRGALVVQGGPGTGKTAVALHRAAYLLYANRQRLSTSGVLVVGPSPAFLRYIEAVLPSLGETGVVMQTLGELFPGVEATTEDEPEAARLKGSIQMARLLSRAVRSRQKAPAEPQTIVVDNERLVVQPDLVQRALGKAQRTGKPHNVARVTFVKQALGELTDQLAAQLRAGGSTIDEADLRVLREDLRTSYDVRVLLNTAWLPLTPQKLLQDLYARPSWLAELTPRWTPAQREALLRDRTAPFTVSDVPLLDEAAELLGDFPGRADYASRERDRQRKRDLENARAAIRNMGVQGLVSAEQLADGFAEQEDRGTTAERALADRSWTYGHVVVDEAQELSAMQWRVLVRRCPMKSFTIVGDIAQVASAAGATSWDEALSPVFKDAWRLEELTVNYRTPAQITREAERIAAEAGLPITPTRAVREGDWPIRRVSANGSGLATAVAEAISHDRSLDAEGTLAVIAATADVDAVAAEVRARFGDAAARGAAGLTRPISVLTGYEAKGLEFDAVVLADPAALAAESVRGAASLYVAMTRPTQRLTLVAR; encoded by the coding sequence GTGCAGGAATCCGAGCTCGATCGTGAGCGCACCGTCGTCTCAGGCCTGTATGAGCGTCTCGACACGCTCAGGGCGGAGACGGAGGAGCGGCTGACGCGGGTGCGCCGCGAGAGCGTGGGCAGCAACCACCAGGCGCGCAGCGAACGCGACGCCTTCGCCCGCCTGTACGAGGACCAGCTCGTGCAGCTCCGCGACGTGGACGCCAGGCTCGTGTTCGGGAGGCTGCTGCTCCAGGAGCCGGTCGACGGCACCGACCACCGCTACATCGGCCGCGTCGGCCTGCGCGACGACGACCAGCGCTCGCTGCTCGTGGACTGGCGCGCCCAGCAGGCGAGCGCCTTCTACCAGGCGACCGCGAACGAGCGGATGGGCGTGCGGGCCCGTCGCCATCTCACCATGAACGGCCGACAGGTGGTCCGGATCGACGACGACGTCTTCGATGAGACGCTGCTCGACGGCGACGCGTCCGGCGAGAAGGTGCAGGGGGAGGGCGCGCTGCTGGCGGCCCTCACCGCGCAGCGCACCGGCCGCATGCACGACATCGTGGCGACCATCCAGGCCGAGCAGGACCGCATCATCCGTTCCGACATCCGCGGCGCGCTGGTCGTGCAGGGCGGCCCGGGCACCGGCAAGACCGCGGTGGCGCTGCACCGCGCCGCCTACCTCCTGTACGCGAACCGGCAGCGGCTGAGTACCTCCGGCGTGCTCGTCGTCGGCCCGTCGCCCGCGTTCCTGCGCTACATCGAGGCCGTCCTCCCGTCGCTCGGCGAGACCGGCGTCGTGATGCAGACGTTGGGCGAGCTGTTCCCCGGTGTGGAGGCCACGACCGAGGACGAGCCGGAGGCTGCGCGCCTGAAGGGCTCGATCCAGATGGCGCGGCTGCTCTCCCGCGCCGTGAGGTCGCGGCAGAAGGCGCCGGCCGAGCCGCAGACGATCGTGGTCGACAACGAGCGCCTCGTCGTCCAGCCGGACCTCGTGCAGCGCGCGCTCGGGAAGGCGCAGCGCACCGGCAAGCCGCACAACGTCGCCCGCGTCACGTTCGTGAAGCAGGCGCTCGGGGAGCTCACCGACCAGCTCGCCGCCCAGCTCCGGGCCGGCGGTTCGACCATCGACGAGGCGGACCTCCGGGTGCTCCGGGAGGACCTGCGCACGTCGTACGACGTCCGCGTCCTCCTCAACACGGCCTGGCTGCCGCTCACCCCGCAGAAGCTGCTGCAGGACCTGTACGCGCGCCCGTCGTGGCTGGCCGAGCTGACGCCGCGGTGGACGCCCGCGCAGCGGGAGGCGCTGCTGCGCGACCGGACGGCGCCGTTCACGGTCTCCGACGTGCCGCTCCTGGACGAGGCCGCGGAGCTGCTGGGCGACTTCCCGGGCCGCGCGGACTACGCCTCCCGCGAGCGGGACCGCCAGCGCAAGCGCGACCTCGAGAACGCGCGTGCGGCCATCCGGAACATGGGTGTGCAGGGCCTGGTGAGCGCCGAGCAGCTCGCCGACGGCTTCGCCGAGCAGGAGGACCGCGGCACGACCGCCGAGCGCGCGCTCGCCGACCGGTCGTGGACCTACGGCCATGTGGTCGTGGACGAGGCGCAGGAGCTGTCCGCGATGCAGTGGCGCGTGCTGGTGCGCCGTTGCCCGATGAAGTCGTTCACGATCGTCGGCGACATCGCCCAGGTCGCGTCGGCCGCCGGTGCGACGAGCTGGGACGAGGCCCTCAGCCCGGTGTTCAAGGACGCCTGGCGCCTGGAGGAGCTGACGGTCAACTACCGCACGCCCGCCCAGATCACGCGCGAGGCGGAGCGGATCGCGGCGGAGGCGGGGCTGCCGATCACGCCGACGCGCGCGGTGCGGGAGGGCGACTGGCCGATCCGGCGCGTGTCGGCCAACGGCTCCGGGCTGGCGACGGCGGTGGCGGAGGCGATCTCGCACGACCGCAGCCTGGACGCCGAGGGGACGCTCGCTGTCATCGCGGCGACGGCCGACGTGGACGCGGTGGCGGCCGAGGTCCGCGCGCGCTTCGGCGACGCGGCGGCGCGCGGCGCGGCCGGGCTGACCCGGCCGATCTCGGTGCTGACCGGCTACGAGGCGAAGGGACTCGAGTTCGACGCCGTGGTTCTGGCCGACCCGGCGGCGCTCGCCGCGGAGTCGGTGCGCGGGGCGGCGTCGCTGTACGTGGCGATGACGCGCCCCACGCAACGTCTCACCCTCGTCGCCCGCTGA
- a CDS encoding alpha/beta fold hydrolase codes for MNTSIASQVRYLQRPEGRISYTVEGSGPLVVAVPGMGDLRSTYRELTGPLLEAGYRVAVTDLRAHGESDTTFREFGDIATARDLIALIDELGGNAVVLGNSMGAAAAAWAAAERPDAIAGLVLYGPLLRDPAMSRLTVASIHGMYRVLFTGPWGPAFWAGYYRSINKGRTAPWLKEHTADLKRNMKEPGRLRSFRHLTLQLTHSVVEPRLPEVTAPILAFVGALDPDYKDPAAEADWIESLGAEVVRVPESGHYPQAQRPDVIVPETLRFLAERRASGWGQARA; via the coding sequence ATGAACACTTCCATCGCTTCGCAGGTCCGGTACCTGCAGCGCCCCGAGGGACGCATCAGCTACACCGTCGAGGGCTCCGGCCCGCTCGTCGTCGCCGTCCCCGGGATGGGCGATCTCCGTTCCACCTACCGCGAGCTGACCGGCCCGCTGCTGGAGGCCGGCTACCGCGTCGCCGTCACCGACCTGCGGGCGCACGGCGAGTCGGACACCACCTTCCGCGAGTTCGGCGACATCGCGACCGCCCGCGACCTGATCGCGCTGATCGACGAGCTGGGCGGCAACGCCGTCGTGCTCGGCAACTCGATGGGCGCGGCCGCCGCCGCGTGGGCCGCCGCCGAGCGTCCCGACGCGATCGCCGGCCTCGTGCTCTACGGCCCGCTGCTGCGCGACCCCGCGATGAGCCGCCTCACCGTCGCGTCCATCCACGGGATGTACCGCGTGCTGTTCACCGGCCCGTGGGGCCCGGCCTTCTGGGCGGGCTACTACCGCTCGATCAACAAGGGCCGCACCGCGCCGTGGCTGAAGGAGCACACCGCCGACCTCAAGCGCAACATGAAGGAGCCCGGCCGGCTGCGCTCCTTCCGCCACCTCACCCTCCAGCTCACCCACTCTGTCGTCGAGCCCCGCCTCCCGGAGGTGACGGCCCCCATCCTCGCCTTCGTCGGAGCCCTGGACCCCGACTACAAGGACCCGGCCGCCGAGGCTGACTGGATCGAGTCCCTCGGGGCGGAGGTCGTCCGGGTCCCCGAGTCGGGCCACTACCCGCAGGCCCAGCGGCCCGACGTGATCGTGCCAGAGACACTGCGCTTCCTCGCGGAGCGCCGAGCGAGCGGGTGGGGCCAGGCCCGTGCCTAG